Genomic segment of Bacteroidota bacterium:
GGTAAATTGAAAAATAGCGGCAAGTCAAAAATTGTTGGCGACAACCACTTAAAACTGAGCATTAAGGACAATAATTTATACAATGTGGAAGCCATCGCTTTTCAAAAGGGTAATTATTTTAATGAAATTGCAAAAGGTTCAAGTTTTGATCTTTGTTATACCATTGAAGAAAATAATTTCAGAGATATGAAAAGTTTGCAGCTTAATGTGAGGGAAATAAAGATTAATTAAATTCAAATTAAATATTAGTTTGTGATATTACGTGCAGAAAAATTAATAAAAAAGTATAAGAACCGGACAGTTGTGAACGAGGTAAGTGTGGAAGTGAATCCGGGTGAGATCGTGGGATTATTAGGTCCGAATGGTGCCGGTAAAACCACCTCTTTTTATATGATAGTTGGGTTGATAAAACCTGTTTCAGGAAAAGTTTATCTTGATAATAAGGATATTACTGATTATCCGATGTATAAAAGAGCACAATTAGGAATTGGATATCTTCCACAGGAAGCCAGTGTATTCAGAAAAATGAGTGTCGAGAACAATATTGCAAGTGTGTTGCAGATGACAAAACTGAGCAGGCAAGATCAAAAGAAAAAATTAGAAACACTAATAGGAGAGTTTGGTTTAGAGAATGTGCGAAAAAGCAACGGCGATGTTTTAAGTGGTGGCGAAAGAAGAAGAACTGAAATAGCCAGAGCACTTGCCACTGACCCTAAATTTATTTTGTTGGATGAGCCCTTTGCCGGAATTGATCCTATTGCAGTGGAGGATATTCAGCAAATAGTGGAAAAACTAAAATTTAAAAAAATAGGCGTTTTGATCACCGATCACAATGTACAGGAAACCCTTTCTATTACTGATCGCGCGTATTTATTGTTTGAAGGGAAAATTTTAAAACAAGGCTCGGCCGAGGATCTTGCAAACGATCCTCAGGTGCGAAAAGTGTATCTTGGTCAAAATTTCATTTTGCGCAAAAACTTACGCAATGAAGAGAATACGGTTACTCCAATTTAATAATTAGATAGGAAGTAGCTATTTTTAATGTATTGAGTTTATTTTTACGGCAATAATGCACATTATTCACTCTATTACCTCCACCATTTTTAAGCGGCATGTTAGCCGCATCCAATCTGCTGTGAATGATCCTGTAAGGGCGCAGGAAGAAGTATTTAAAAAATTAATTTCAGGTGGTGAAAATACGGAGTGGGGGAAAAATCACGACTATAAATCTGTAAAGAATATCAGCGATCTTAAAAACAGGTTTCCTGTGCAGGATTATGATACAATAAAACCCTATATCGACCGATTAATGCAGGGGGAACAAAATATTTTATGGAATGAACCCATTATCTGGTTTGCAAAATCGTCGGGCACTACAAGCGATAAAAGTAAATTTATTCCCGTAAGTCAAAATGCTTTAAAGGAATGTCACTACCAGGGAGGAAAAGATGTGATCGCCATGTATCTGCACAATAATCCTTCATCCAAATTATTTACCGGCAAAACTTTATTGATGGGTGGTAGTCATCAGATCAATAAATTAAATCAGTTTTCAAAATTTGGTGATGTAAGTGCAGTTATGATGCAAAATATGCCAATGCTTTCCCGATATGCAATGACCCCTTCTCTTAAAATTGCATTAATGGATGAATGGGAAAGTAAAATTTCTTCCATGGCAAATCATACCATCAATAAAAATGTTACGAGTATTGCCGGAGTGCCAACATGGACCATCGTTTTGATTCGCAGGTTATTTGAACTTACAGGAAAAAATAATCTAAATGATATCTGGAAAAATCTGGAATTATATATTCATGGTGGGGTTAGTTTCAAACCATATAGAAATCAGTTTAAAGAATTAATTCGAGGCGACAACATGCATTATGTAGAAACCTACAATGCGAGCGAAGGATTTTTTGCATTTCAGGACAGATTATTATCTGAGGAAATGTTATTGATGCCAGATTACGGAATTTATTACGAATTTATTCCGCTCGAAGAATTTGAAAAAGAGGATCCAAAAACTATTACCTGGGAGAATGTGGAATTGAATAAAAATTATGCTATCGTTATTTCTACGAATGCAGGATTGTGGAGATATAAAATTGGTGATACTATAAAATTTACTTCAAAAGATCCTTACAGAATTAAAATAACAGGCAGGGTGAAACACTTTATCAATGCATTTGGGGAGGAAGTGATAGTGGACAATTCAGATAAAGCAATTGAGGAAGCAAGTGTGCGCACTAATGCAAAAGTTACCGAATACACTGCCGCACCTATTTATATTGAAGGTAATGAAAAAGGCGGGCACGAGTGGATAATAGAATTTGAACAGATGCCAAATGATTTAGAACTATTTATTAATACTTTGGATGCTACACTTAAATCGGTAAACAGCGATTACGAAGCAAAAAGACATAAGGACCTCGCGTTAAAAATGCCTGTGGTGCATGTTGCAAAAAAAGGCGCATTCTACGAATGGCTTAAATCGAAGGGTAAATTGGGAGGGCAACACAAGGTGCCGAGGCTAAGTAACGAACGCAATTATCTGGAAGAGATCAGGAAGTTTATATGATATAAGGAAGAATCGAAGGGAGAAGAATCGAACCCGCCTGCTAACCGCGTCGGGCAGGGGGAGAAGGTTAAGGGTCTAAGGGAAAAAAGGAAGGAAGGTTGGTAAGATCTAAAAAGAGGACTCGATTATACATGAAAATATCACAACAATCATTTTATTGCAACAAGAAGAGATTAGGTTTTTATGTCTAACTTTGGTTTAAACACCCAAAAACAGATTCATGGATAAATACACTGCCATTTTGATCGATGATGAAGAGCCTGGTCGCAGAAACCTCAGTGTTCTTTTGGAAAAATATTGCCCTGAAATTGAAATAATTGCCGAAGCTTCCAACGCTGCTGAAGCAAAGGAAAAAATTTTATCGCTTACCCCTAATGTATTGTTTCTCGATATTAATATGCCCGAATTAAATGGGTTCGACCTCCTTGATTCACTTGCCAAAAAAGATTTTGCAGTAGTTTTTGTTACGGCACATAAAGATCATGGAATTCAGGCGGTTAAGGCAGGGGCGATAGATTATATTTTAAAACCAATTGTAATAAAAGAATTACAACAGGCTGTAAATAAAATAACCGATCATTTCGATCAGAAAAAATCGGATCTTGTTACAGAAAATGAGAAACCAGGTCGAATAACTCTAAGCCATACCGGCGGTTTCAGTGTAATTGAAATGAAGGATATCGTAAGGTTGGAAGCTGAAAGTAATTACACGCGTGTATTTGTGCAGGAAAAAAAATCGTATTTCGTATCAAAGCCACTAAAAGTATTTGAGGATAATTTAAAAGACAATATTTTCTTCCGCGTGCATCGATCTTATATAATTAATCTCCTTTTTGTAAAAGAATTTTTGCGGGAAGATGGTGGTGTTATCGTAATGGTGGATGAAGCCAAAATTCAACTTCCCAAAGCACGTTATAGCGATTTTATGGATGCAATGAAAAAATTATCCATTTCAATTTAAGGTTCGAAGTTGAAAACACTCCTTTATAAATATTGTTTTTCTTTTTTAGCGATCATTCTGTTTATTCCTATTGTTCAAGCTCAATTATTTCCGGCAAGACAATATACTGCGGCAAATGAACTTGCCAATTCCAATATATATGATATAACGCATGATGCCCGCGGCTATCTCTGGTTTGCCACAGAACGTGGCGTGAGCCGATTCGATGGCTTTAAATTCACCAATTATTTATTTAAGGAAGGTATAGATGGCTCAATTGTGTATGCACTTGCCGAAAGTGATAAAGGTGAATTTTTCGCAGCAACTAAATATAATGGAGTATTTAAGTTCGGGAATAACTTTAAAAAAGTGATCAATGAAAATGTTTCTCTGCAGAATGAACAAATAGCCATTGCAGGGAATTATTTTTATTCCTTAAAAAAAGGGCAATATGTTTCTGTTGTTGATCTTAAAAATCCAGGGGTGGTTACCAAACTACAATTTGAGGATCAGAATATTATCCCCAATTTTATTATTAAGGCTGGTGGAGATACAATTTTTATTGGAACGAATAAAGGAATTTACAGTGTAAAAGCCCATCAAATACCTAAATCTATTAATAAAACTTTCACAAAAGAGATATTTTCTATTTGTGTTAATAAAAATACGATCTATGCCGGTGGAGATGGAGTGTATTATATATTGGAAAACAATGTCATCACAGAAAATAAATTAAATTTAGGAGGAATAATTAATCGTTTATTGGCAGATAGGTATGGCAATATTTGGTGTGCCACCTTTCCACAAAACAACCTTATATTAATAAGTAAAGGATTGGAAACGGATATCTCCTCTAAATTGGGAATTAATGGAATTTCCGTCAACAAAATATTTGAAGACGCAGAAGGAAATATCTGGCTGGGAACTTATGGCAAAGGCGCGTTTTGTATTCATCATTTATACTGTTCTAACTTCACAAATAGCGACGGGCTCGTAAATGAATATATTACTGCACTGGAGACTGATCCGGAAGGTAATCTGTTTATTGGTAGTTACGATGGTCTTTATTATTTGAAGAATAATATTATTAAACAACAAAAATTATTTCCGGGAACTTTGGAATTTATTCGGGGAATTGAAGTTAATAATCATCATTTATTTGTGAATATTGCCGGCTTTAAAAACCCGGGATTAAATTTAACAACCACAAATTTAAATGGTATTGAACAAACATATCTGTTAGCAAGTAGTTCCATGATAAGTAATAACACTATTTATTACAGCAAATGGGATAAAAAATTATGGAGTGCTCCTGTAACTGATGGAAAAATTGGAAACGGCACTGTAATGTTTTATGATTCAACTGCGGTATGGAGAAGAATAAATGCATTATTTCAGGACAAAAAAAATAATATTTGGATAGGCACCACACATGGTTTGTATATTTTAGACCCATCAGGAAAATATCAAAAAATAGATACCGGTTTTTATAGTACTAATATTTCCAAATTTATGTACGATGGAGATAACAACATTTTAATAGGAACTGATCATGGTTTAGTAAAATATAAGAACGGAAGTTTTCAAACTTTTAAAAGTTTAAAAGGGAGGAATATTGAAAATATTACTTCTTTCGAAATGGATGCCAATAATAGAATTTGGATCGGGACTTTAGCTGGGTTATATATTATGGATGACGATGCAATTATGCAATTTGATACTCGAAATGGACTCCTATCCGATGAAATAAACGCATTGGAATACGACGAAAAAAATAATTATATATGGATTGGAACAACTTTCGGAATGTCGAGAATTGATATTGATGCATTTAATAAAACTAAGTTTAATGCACCCGCTGCAATATTTAAAAGCATAAGAACACCTGATTCTATTTATAGAAATATGGAAAACCAAACGGATGTATTTTTGCCTTATACCACCACTAATTTCACTATAAGGTTTTCAGCAATTCATTTTTCGGCACCGGAGGGAATAAAATTTCAATATAAATTTGATGATGCGGAATGGCAGCCGTCGGTAGGACGTCAAATTGAATTTGCCTCCATTCCGTACGGAAAACATATACTTTATCTCAAATCAATTGGAGAGCGCGATCTGGAAGGCCCGATCGCTAAACTGAACATTACAGTGCAAACTCCTTTTTGGGCTACAAGTTGGTTTAAAATTCTGGTGGGTTTTATTATTGCACTTTCTGCATATCTGATCTTGAGATGGCAATTTGAAGCCGTACGAAAAAAGCAACAGGAAAAACTGGAGTTGCAATCGAAAATTTCTGAACTTCGACATCAGGCTCTTGCAGCAAGTATGAATCCGCATTTTATTTTTAATGCACTCAATTCCATTCAACATTTTATTAATGCACATAATACAGAAGAGGCTACAGAATATCTCGGAAAATTTGCGAGACTCATTCGCATGATGCTCGACTCAGGCGGAAAAACTTTTGTCCCCTTAAGTGAAGAATTGGAGCGATTAAATTATTATCTCGAACTTGAAAAAGTTAGATTCGGAAATAAACTTAATTATAAGATATCTGTTGATGAAACACTCCTGAATGAAGAGATAGAAATACCTAATATGGTGATCCAACCACTGGTGGAAAATGCACTTTGGCATGGATTACTAACAACCAACAGAAATGGAGATCTGAATGTATCCTTCGAAAAGTTAAATGGTTCCATAAAGGTTCTGGTAGATGATAATGGTATTGGAATAAATGAAAGTAAAAAACGCAAAAAATCAGGACATAATTCACTCGGAATTCAGATGATTCGGGAAAGGCTGGAATTACTCAATAAATTAAGCGGATATCAGGCAAATATCATTATTCATGATAAATCTGATTTTAATCCCGACGACCACGGCACTTTGGTGCAGGTAAACCTGATGTAAGGGCTAAATTCCCCGTTTATTAATAATTTCTACATCACTTCGCTAAGTTAAAACACTACTTCACATGATATTTACCGTATTTCGCTCAAAGTGGGTTGTGGAATCCGTCTGGTTTTGGTCTCTTTACATATGGAAGCACAGATCCCCATGAAAACCAACTGTGTTAACACGTAAAGGGGGTTCCTATTGAAACACTCCCATGAAAACCAATAAATCCTAAACTTTGAAGGTTAGGCTGAATAATGATACTCCAGTTGTTATTCAAAAATAAAAAGGCGGCTCCCTCATGTCGCCTTTTTTAATTTAATTTATCACAGAATGTATTTTAAATAAAAAACCCTCTCAGTATGTACTGAAAGGGTTTATTTTTTTATTCTTATGTGATCAGAAATTTATTTTAGAACTTTTATAAGGTTCGTTTTACTTCTACTTCTTCGTAACCCTCTATCTGATCGCCAACTTCAATATCATTAAAGTTATTTATCGTCAATCCGCATTCCATTCCTGAAGGAACTTCTTTTGCATCATCTTTAAATCGTTTCAGTGAGCTGAGTGTTCCGGTATGTGTTACAATTCCATTGCGCAATACACGTATTTTGGTTTGACGGGTAATTTTGCCTTCCGTTACCATACAACCGGCAACAGTTCCAACCTTGGAGATCTTAAAGGCTTCACGTACTTCCACGATACAAGTAACTTTTTCTTCCAATTTAGGAGCAAGCATACCCTCCATGGCTGCTTTGATCTCTTCAATTGCATTGTAAATGATACTGTAAAGTCTTATTTCCACACCTTCTTTTTCTGCTAATTTTCGCACGGCACTGCTCGGACGAACCTGGAAACCAACTATTACTGCATCAGAAGCGGAAGCAAGCATTACATCGCTTTCTGTAATCTGACCAACACCTTTAAATATTGCATTTACCTGCACTTCTGCAGTGGTGAGTTTTAATAAACTATCTGTCAATGCTTCCATTGAACCATCCACGTCGGCTTTGATAATGATATTCAATTCTCTGAAAGTACCAAGAGCCTTGCGTCGTCCAATTTCTTCGAGGGTAATATGTTTTTTCGTTCTTATACCTTGTTCGCGAAGGATCTGGCTGCGTTTATTTGCCACATTTTTAGCTTCTGCCTCATCGTCGAAGGTTTTGAATTTCTCACCTGCCTGAGGTGCGCCATTTAAACCTAAAACAAGTAATGGAGTGGATGGACCAGCTTCCGTGATGCGTTTGCTTCTTTCATCAAACATCGCTTTCACTTTACCATAATAAGGTCCTGCAACCATCATGTCACCAACTTTAAGTGTTCCTTCCTGCACCATGATATTGCTCACATATCCTCTTCCTTTATCTAAGGATGCCTCTATAATAGTTCCTATTGCTTCTTTATTTGGATTTGCCTTTAGGTCGAGTAATTCAGATTCTAATAATATCTTTTCCAAGAGTGTTTCGATACCGATTCCTGATTTTGCAGAAATTTCCTGGCACTGAAACTTACCTCCCCAATCCTCAACTAAAACATTCATTTGAGAAAGTTGTTCCTTTATTTTATCAATATTGGCACCAACCTTATCAATTTTATTTAATGCAAAAACCATTGGAACGCCGGCTGCCTGAGCATGGCTGATCGCTTCCTTGGTTTGCGGCATCACCTGATCATCGGCAGCAATTACAATTACTGCAATATCGGTCAATTTAGCTCCGCGTGCACGCATGGCAGTAAAGGCCTCGTGACCCGGAGTATCTAAAAATGCTATTCTTTTTCCGTTTGGAAGATCCACTTCGTATGCACCGATATGTTGTGTGATTCCACCTTTTTCACCCGCAACAACATTTGTTTCACGGATATAATCCAACAAAGATGTTTTACCGTGATCCACGTGACCCATGATGGTAACTATCGGCGGACGATGTTCCAACAATGCAGGATCCTCTTCAGTAGTTTCCTCCTCCAGATCGTCTTCGGTTGCATTGATGAATTGCACTTTATATCCGTTCTCATCGGCAAGTAGTTCGATGATCTCCGCATCCAATCTTTGGTTTATGGAAACCATCATACCTAAGTTGAAACAACTTTGAACCAGATCGGTAGGTGAAACATTCATCAAACTCGCCAACTCGGAAAGTGAAGTAAATTCCGCAACTTGTAATACATTGCTTCCCGCTGCTTCTGCTTCCACTAATTCTGCAGCTTCACGGCGTTCGCGTTTCATTTGTTTACCCGCACGGGCGCCCTTTCCACGCTGAACTCCACCGCTTAATTTAGCAAGTGTATTTCTAATTTGTTCCTGTATTTTTCTTTGCGCCGCTTCAGGGTCAACAACTTCCGGTTTTTTAATGAAACGATTTGTTGCAGTACCTGTTTCTCTCGCTCTGTTTTCTTTCTGGCGCTCTTCCTCTTTTAATTTGTCAACGTTAATGCGCTCATGTTTTTTGATGCGTTTGCGCTTTTTGCGTTTATTATCGGCATTATTGGCGCCAACCTGAGTGTGTGGGCGTCTTTCGGGTTTCTTTTCTTCTTTGATCTCTATTTTTCCAACGATCTTCGGCCCTTCCAGTGTTACCTTTTTGGTCTCGATCATTTCACGCTCATCCGATTTTTTCTCTGTTTCTTCCTTAACCTGAGGAACAACAATTTCCTGTTTTTTCTCTTCTTTTATTTCCGGTTTTTCTATTTCCGTTTTTGCTTCAACAACAGGAGCTACTTCTTCTTTAACAGGTTCTTCTATCTTCGGTTCTTCTACCGGTTTTTTGGTTTTTTTCCTGTCGAGGTCAATTTTGCCAACAATTTTGATCTCCTCTACTTTTTCCTTTCTGGCCTTTATAACCTCAACTTCCGGTTCTTTTTGTTTCTCAATTACCGGAATTTCTTCTTTAATTTCTTTTACCTCAGGTACTTCCTTCTGAACAACCACTTTTTCAACCACCTCAACTTCTTCCACCTTTTTAACAGGTTCAACCACGGCAACTTCTTCCGGTTTGTCGGTTTTTTCCTTTTCCAGTTTGCGGCCAATGCCAATACTCAACGAGTCGGCCTTGCCTTTAAGGTCTTTGTCTTTGCCAAATTCCTTCAGCAACTGGTTGTACATTTCCTCCGACAGCTTAGTTGTAGGCTTTGGATCCACGGTAAACCCCTTCGATTTCAACAGGTCGGCAATATGAGATATTGCCACGTTGAATTCGCTGGCGGCTTTAGCTAATCGTATATTTTTTTCTTCTGACATTCAGTTCCTTAGGTTCACAAAGATAGGATTATCATTTCATCACACATGAAATAATTCTTAATTTACTGTTTTCAATCCTCTTCGAATTCCGATTTTAATATTTTAAGTACATCTTTTACCGTTTCTTCCTCAAGATCTGTTCTGCGAACTAGCTCGTCAGAACTAAGTTCCAACACGCTTTTTGCGGTATCGCAACCGATGGCTTTTAACTCATCCAAGATCCATTCTTCTATCTCATCTGCAAATTCATCCAGGTCAATATCATATTCCTCTTCTTCCGAATCGCGGAATACATCAATGTCGTAACCGGTTAACTGACAGGCAAGTTTAATGTTTAATCCTCCCTTACCAATTGCCAAAGAAACCTGATCCTGACCAAGATACACAGCAGCTTTCTTTCTTTCATTATCCAGCTCTATAGATGTGATCTTAGCCGGACTCAAAGCGCGTTGTATCAATAACTGATTATTATTTGTGTAATTGATGATATCGATATTTTCGTTGCGTAATTCGCGAACGATGCCGTGAATTCTTGATCCTTTCATACCAACACATGCTCCAACCGGATCAATGCGGTCGTCATAAGATTCAACGGCAACTTTTGCTCTTTCTCCCGGTGCGCGAACGATCTTTTTAATTACGATCAATCCGTCAAAAACCTCCGGAACCTCTTGTTCCAATAATTTCTCTAAAAATTTAGGATCTGTTCTTGAAACAATTACAACCGGATTGCTATTGCGGAAATCCACCTTTCTAACTACTGCTCTTAATGTTTCCCCTTTTTTATAATTATCAGCTGCGATCATTTCATTTTTAGGAAGAATAAGTTCATTGCCATCATCATCCAATAACAGGATCTCTTTTTTCCAGATCTGATATACTTCTCCTGTAATTATTTCTCCTTCACGATCCTTATATTTTTTATAAACCTCGTCTTTCTCCAATTCCATGATACGCTGCACCAAAGCCTGACGAGCCGCGAGAATGGCTCGGCGACCAAAACTTTCAATACTTACTTCCTCATAGGTTTCTTCGCCTACTGAAAAGTCAGGTTCAATTTTTAATGCATCGCTCAGAGATATCTGTGTAACCGGATTTTCAACTGTTCCGTCTTCCACGATGGAACGTTTGTGCCAGATCTCAAGATCTCCTTTTTCTGTATTTACAATGATGTCGAAATTTTCGTCGCTTTCGTATTTTTTGCGAAGCAAAGTACGAAAAATGTCCTCCAATACCTTCATCAGGGTTGGGCGATCAATGTTTTTTACGTCTTTAAATTCCGAAAAGGATTCGACGAGGTCGATACTGTTCATAGTATTTAGTTTTTAATTCAGGCCACTGTATTTAGGAGCAATTGCCTGAAGGTTTTTGTGTTATTTATGATTTTTAATGTTTTATAATATTTAGAAAGTGATCTTCTTTTTTGTTGATTTTATTTCCTCCATCGCAAATACCGCTTCTTCTATCTTTGGTTTCATTCCTTTTTTGGGAGGAGGGATATGCACTTCCAATCTCAGTTTTTCGTCGTCAGCTTCCTTTAAAATTCCTTCTTTTTTAACTCCGCTGTTTAAAACCAGCTCCACCGTTTTTCCAATATTTTTGGCGTATTGCTGCGGCACTTTGAAGGGATTTTCCATTCCGGGACTCGACACATCAAGACTATATTGCTGCGGAAAACTGTCATCCAGGTCAATTTGTGATTCCAGATAACGACTCAGCTTCATACAGGCCTCAATAGTAACTCCTTCCATATTATCGATAAAGATCTCGTATTTATTTACCGAAGGATTGATCTTCACATCCACCAGAAAACATCCCAGTTCTTCCAGTTTTGGTGCCATCAAGGCTACTATTTTTTCCCTGTTGCTCATGTTCCAGAAACAAAAGAGGGGACTTTTTAGTGTCCCCTCTCTCGAAGTAGGTGCAAATATAGGTAGAATAGTTGAGAGTTCAAAACGTGACGTGGCAATCGTGAATCGTGAGCCGTGAATCCGGCTTAGGACTATAGGGTTGGCAGGGTTTACAAGGTTTGCAGGGTTTGCAAAGGTTCAATTCAGAGGAAAATCTTCAGGGCTGTCGATCTGTTTAATGTTCTTTATTCCTTGTTCTTTATTCGATATTTCTTTTGGGTCCCATTCGAAGGTTAATCCTCCGGGTAGTCGATCCGATGGCCCCCTACCCCATAGGGGAGTAAGTTTATAGTTGCATTGAAAGTACACCTCGAAGGAAAATCTTCAGGGGTGTATATCCGATTATTATTTTTGGCCCCCTACCCCATAGGGGAGTAAGTTTATAGTTGCATTGAAAGTTCACCACGAAGGAAAATTTTCCGGGTTGTGGATCCGATTATTATTTTTTATTTTTTGATTGTTATTGGATATTAATCCTTGTTCACTACGGAGGAAAATCTCCTGGGTTGTCGATCTGTTTAATGTTCTTTATTCCTTGTTCTTTATTCGATATTATTTTTTCAAGGTCTGAAGCGAAGGAAAATCTCCCGGCCATCGATCCGATTAATATTTTTGGCCCCCTACCCCATAGGGGAGTAAGTTTATAGTTGCATTGAAAGTTCACCACGAAGGAAAATTTTCCGGGTTGTGGATCCGATGGCCCCCTACCCCATAGGGGAGTAAGTTTATATTTGCATTGTAAGTACACCTCGAAGGAAAATCTTCAGGGGTGTCTATCCGATTATTATTTTTGGCCCCCTACCCCATTGAGGAGTAAGTTTATAGTTGCATTGAAAGTTCACCACGAAGGAAAATTTTCCGGGTTGTGGATCCGATTATTATTTTTTATTTTTTGATTGTTATTGGATATTAATCCTTGTTCACTGCGGAGGAAAAT
This window contains:
- a CDS encoding histidine kinase, with the protein product MKTLLYKYCFSFLAIILFIPIVQAQLFPARQYTAANELANSNIYDITHDARGYLWFATERGVSRFDGFKFTNYLFKEGIDGSIVYALAESDKGEFFAATKYNGVFKFGNNFKKVINENVSLQNEQIAIAGNYFYSLKKGQYVSVVDLKNPGVVTKLQFEDQNIIPNFIIKAGGDTIFIGTNKGIYSVKAHQIPKSINKTFTKEIFSICVNKNTIYAGGDGVYYILENNVITENKLNLGGIINRLLADRYGNIWCATFPQNNLILISKGLETDISSKLGINGISVNKIFEDAEGNIWLGTYGKGAFCIHHLYCSNFTNSDGLVNEYITALETDPEGNLFIGSYDGLYYLKNNIIKQQKLFPGTLEFIRGIEVNNHHLFVNIAGFKNPGLNLTTTNLNGIEQTYLLASSSMISNNTIYYSKWDKKLWSAPVTDGKIGNGTVMFYDSTAVWRRINALFQDKKNNIWIGTTHGLYILDPSGKYQKIDTGFYSTNISKFMYDGDNNILIGTDHGLVKYKNGSFQTFKSLKGRNIENITSFEMDANNRIWIGTLAGLYIMDDDAIMQFDTRNGLLSDEINALEYDEKNNYIWIGTTFGMSRIDIDAFNKTKFNAPAAIFKSIRTPDSIYRNMENQTDVFLPYTTTNFTIRFSAIHFSAPEGIKFQYKFDDAEWQPSVGRQIEFASIPYGKHILYLKSIGERDLEGPIAKLNITVQTPFWATSWFKILVGFIIALSAYLILRWQFEAVRKKQQEKLELQSKISELRHQALAASMNPHFIFNALNSIQHFINAHNTEEATEYLGKFARLIRMMLDSGGKTFVPLSEELERLNYYLELEKVRFGNKLNYKISVDETLLNEEIEIPNMVIQPLVENALWHGLLTTNRNGDLNVSFEKLNGSIKVLVDDNGIGINESKKRKKSGHNSLGIQMIRERLELLNKLSGYQANIIIHDKSDFNPDDHGTLVQVNLM
- a CDS encoding GH3 auxin-responsive promoter family protein, with the translated sequence MHIIHSITSTIFKRHVSRIQSAVNDPVRAQEEVFKKLISGGENTEWGKNHDYKSVKNISDLKNRFPVQDYDTIKPYIDRLMQGEQNILWNEPIIWFAKSSGTTSDKSKFIPVSQNALKECHYQGGKDVIAMYLHNNPSSKLFTGKTLLMGGSHQINKLNQFSKFGDVSAVMMQNMPMLSRYAMTPSLKIALMDEWESKISSMANHTINKNVTSIAGVPTWTIVLIRRLFELTGKNNLNDIWKNLELYIHGGVSFKPYRNQFKELIRGDNMHYVETYNASEGFFAFQDRLLSEEMLLMPDYGIYYEFIPLEEFEKEDPKTITWENVELNKNYAIVISTNAGLWRYKIGDTIKFTSKDPYRIKITGRVKHFINAFGEEVIVDNSDKAIEEASVRTNAKVTEYTAAPIYIEGNEKGGHEWIIEFEQMPNDLELFINTLDATLKSVNSDYEAKRHKDLALKMPVVHVAKKGAFYEWLKSKGKLGGQHKVPRLSNERNYLEEIRKFI
- a CDS encoding response regulator transcription factor translates to MDKYTAILIDDEEPGRRNLSVLLEKYCPEIEIIAEASNAAEAKEKILSLTPNVLFLDINMPELNGFDLLDSLAKKDFAVVFVTAHKDHGIQAVKAGAIDYILKPIVIKELQQAVNKITDHFDQKKSDLVTENEKPGRITLSHTGGFSVIEMKDIVRLEAESNYTRVFVQEKKSYFVSKPLKVFEDNLKDNIFFRVHRSYIINLLFVKEFLREDGGVIVMVDEAKIQLPKARYSDFMDAMKKLSISI
- the lptB gene encoding LPS export ABC transporter ATP-binding protein is translated as MILRAEKLIKKYKNRTVVNEVSVEVNPGEIVGLLGPNGAGKTTSFYMIVGLIKPVSGKVYLDNKDITDYPMYKRAQLGIGYLPQEASVFRKMSVENNIASVLQMTKLSRQDQKKKLETLIGEFGLENVRKSNGDVLSGGERRRTEIARALATDPKFILLDEPFAGIDPIAVEDIQQIVEKLKFKKIGVLITDHNVQETLSITDRAYLLFEGKILKQGSAEDLANDPQVRKVYLGQNFILRKNLRNEENTVTPI
- the infB gene encoding translation initiation factor IF-2; protein product: MSEEKNIRLAKAASEFNVAISHIADLLKSKGFTVDPKPTTKLSEEMYNQLLKEFGKDKDLKGKADSLSIGIGRKLEKEKTDKPEEVAVVEPVKKVEEVEVVEKVVVQKEVPEVKEIKEEIPVIEKQKEPEVEVIKARKEKVEEIKIVGKIDLDRKKTKKPVEEPKIEEPVKEEVAPVVEAKTEIEKPEIKEEKKQEIVVPQVKEETEKKSDEREMIETKKVTLEGPKIVGKIEIKEEKKPERRPHTQVGANNADNKRKKRKRIKKHERINVDKLKEEERQKENRARETGTATNRFIKKPEVVDPEAAQRKIQEQIRNTLAKLSGGVQRGKGARAGKQMKRERREAAELVEAEAAGSNVLQVAEFTSLSELASLMNVSPTDLVQSCFNLGMMVSINQRLDAEIIELLADENGYKVQFINATEDDLEEETTEEDPALLEHRPPIVTIMGHVDHGKTSLLDYIRETNVVAGEKGGITQHIGAYEVDLPNGKRIAFLDTPGHEAFTAMRARGAKLTDIAVIVIAADDQVMPQTKEAISHAQAAGVPMVFALNKIDKVGANIDKIKEQLSQMNVLVEDWGGKFQCQEISAKSGIGIETLLEKILLESELLDLKANPNKEAIGTIIEASLDKGRGYVSNIMVQEGTLKVGDMMVAGPYYGKVKAMFDERSKRITEAGPSTPLLVLGLNGAPQAGEKFKTFDDEAEAKNVANKRSQILREQGIRTKKHITLEEIGRRKALGTFRELNIIIKADVDGSMEALTDSLLKLTTAEVQVNAIFKGVGQITESDVMLASASDAVIVGFQVRPSSAVRKLAEKEGVEIRLYSIIYNAIEEIKAAMEGMLAPKLEEKVTCIVEVREAFKISKVGTVAGCMVTEGKITRQTKIRVLRNGIVTHTGTLSSLKRFKDDAKEVPSGMECGLTINNFNDIEVGDQIEGYEEVEVKRTL